A region from the Dysidea avara chromosome 15, odDysAvar1.4, whole genome shotgun sequence genome encodes:
- the LOC136245703 gene encoding uncharacterized protein produces the protein MVQTIATLLMTYKSRPSLKDCSIVSLSLHKKFKCLGDESSEGAWKWFIYTRTQNINRRSSYDPSPPKKKQKLAAAQKHQYPAIPSSADDETSNKTNFKLLQEEWDKPKNGEPSKVKTLFIRTHALRRAEMLNEEDNVTVQSTLQKYKMLKKSSYAKLEFELIMQRSNLKDEFDEELILWSKAVVTYCKAACRKMTFVQKLVKDVDMDCDDQLLLISLRRLGLLLIPTKTKVITGDIPFLLRIVPNETPIKEAPEQGNSQLHLVIINHDDYDQHFIAIEQKLCMESMDLATALFHLFGCHYILNLSYHQKLTDLMTFLQEKVAQISSASTTKWKSAVSATHINGISSEYKALKKNEEPGSSDSDSDDN, from the exons ATGGTGCAAACAATAGCAACATTGTTAATGACGTACAAAAGCCGGCCATCATTAAAAGATTGTAGTATTGTTTCACTGTCTCTACATAAGAAATTTAAATGCTTGGGAGATGAAAGTTCTGAG GGTGCCTGGAAATGGTTTATCTATACCAGGACACAAAACATAAACCGCAGATCAAGTTATGATCCTAGTCCTCCAAAGAAGAAGCAAAAATTAGCTGCTGCACAAAAGCACCAGTATCCAGCTATACCATCTTCAGCGGATGATGAAACTTCCAACAAAACTAATTTTAAACTCCTTCAAGAAGAATGGGACAAGCCCAAAAATGGAGAACCATCCAAAGTAAAAACCTTATTTATTCGTACTCATGCACTAAGAAGAGCAGAAATGCTAAATGAAGAAGACAATGTAACTGTTCAAAGCACACTACAGAAGTACAAAATGTTGAAGAAATCTTCTTAT GCTAAGTTGGAGTTTGAATTAATAATGCAAAGGTCAAATCTTAAGGATGAATTTGATGAAGAGCTGATCCTGTGGTCTAAAGCTGTGGTTACATATTGCAAGGCGGCATGTAGAAAAATGACATTCGTCCAAAAGCTAGTCAAGGATGTTGATATGGACT GTGATGATCAGCTGCTCTTGATCTCCTTAAGACGCTTGGGTCTTTTATTGATCCCCACGAAGACAAAGGTTATTACTGGGGACATTCCCTTTTTGCTGAGAATTGTGCCT AATGAAACACCAATCAAGGAAGCCCCAGAACAGGGGAACAGTCAACTACATCTGGTCATAATTAATCATGATGACTATGACCAACACTTCATTGCCATTGAACAAAAGCTCTGTATGGAGTCCATGGATTTAGCTACTGCCCTCTTCCATTTGTTTGGGTGTCACTATATCCTAAATCTCAGCTACCACCAGAAGTTGACTGATCTCATGACATTTCTTCAGGAAAAGGTAGCTCAGATATCCTCTGCTTCTACGACCAAGTGGAAGTCAGCTGTGTCAGCAACCCATATAAATGGAATATCATCTGAGTATAAAGCtttgaaaaaaaatgaagaaccAGGAAGCTCTGACTCTGACAGTGATGACAATTag